In Lactuca sativa cultivar Salinas chromosome 5, Lsat_Salinas_v11, whole genome shotgun sequence, the DNA window caagatatagcATTCAACTTCCATAAAAAGGGCTTAATTTCATGCACGAGACTTCTACAACTCcaaagatgcaaactttatgaatctaAAGCATCATAAACGCCAAGAGAAGCAACTCAAAGCTTATGGGGTGATCATAGCTACAATATCTCAACCATGGGaccaaaaagggactaaaatccataaaaacttagatctaagcttctaatgagcaaggttagagctttatacctcaaatgtcCTGGAAATGAAGCAGAGAACCAAGATCTAAACGCTCCTTCTTGAACCACCACCTTACACCAAGCTTCTCTCCCTTTAATGAACTTCAAACACTCACCAAAACACTCACAATGAGCTCACAACACCCAAAAGCCTCTAAGGTTTCGAGATTAGGGATTGAGGCTATGGAGGCTTGTAAATGAGGCTAACACCTGGGACTTCAGGTGTTTAGATAGGTCTTAAacactaaaaattagggtttgagttcCACGCGTTAACACGCTGCGTTCCCTAAGGGGAACGCCCCGCCTTCGAGCTCCGCCTCCAAAATCCAATCATGGCAAGAATGGTCCTTCCTCTCTCATAATACTAGCAAAACAAAGCCAAAGAGCAATAACTTAATATATAAGGGACAAAAAATGAATACTTGGATCGAGCGTTATAATCAATTGATTGCATGTGGCATAACTATCATTATTGCCCTCATTTCATTGAAAAGGTATATAATCTTTTTGCTTAATCGtccaaattaaaaaaatagttgACAAACATAATGTAATCTATGTTTTTGATGTAGCTTAGTGATTTGAGAAGAATGATGCTTGTTTGGTGATGGATCCTCTAAGTTGGTATAAAGTATAGTAGATTTCAAGTATATGTAAAATAAAAAAGGTGACATGGGTAAAGATTATGAAGCTGGATTATGATAGCCGCGAATTATTGACTCTGCATCGGAGAGTCTGGGTTTCGTATTGGGGCGGGGTGCGCcaagttctgatggaggaggctcataagtcgagattctccatccatcccggggtgacgaagatgtataaggatctttgccctgattattggtggccctacatgaactGTGATATAACATGGTTtgtagagcggtgcttgacttgcaggaaagtcaaggccgagcatcaacaacctcacgacaaaatgcagccgttagagattacCGTATGGAAATAGGaaaacatcaccatggattttatcacaaagcttctcaGGACTGCGCCCATAGTGGATTCTatctgggtcattgtggatcgattgaccaagagcgcgcatTTCATCCCGATCTAGGAGAGTATATCTACAGATAAGTCAGTTGGGATTTATGTTCAAGAGGTGGTGACACGTCATAGGGTGCCAATATCGGTGGTTTCAAATCGGGATGTTTGTTTTACTTTCatgttttggaagcggtttcatgacgagatggacACTCGTCTCCATTTAAGTACATCATTTCTTTTGTAGatcgatggacagagtgagcggaccatttagactcttgaggacatgctgcatgcgtgtgtattggattttggtgggagtttgGATACATATCTTCCCTTAGCGGATTtttttataacaatagttatcacgctagcattgatcgacctcctttcgagatgctctacgagaTAAAATGCAGGAcctcgatttgttggggcgagatcggtcagcgagtcatggggagtacttgTATTAATTGCATATTGTATGTATTTCTTCGGTGTTATTTCTTTAACTAAAAAGTTGGACTTTTAATTTGAATTTGATTGTCAACAAAATGCTTAAAAtcattatataacaaataaattaaaaatccATAATTATTAATTTGTAACATTGATCAATAAATATGACTAAAAACAATGACATGAAAAATCAATATAAAGGAATCGAAGTTAAAATTTTTGGTTTTCATATATATAGTAATTATTTATTATCCATTTAGATcaattaattatctaaattattatataaaaatgttgttttgtcacaccccaaaaccggaacgggtgaaacgttctggggtggatgacgtcatgtcaagtattacaacatatgcaatatagtaatcaaagtacaacaaccattgcattaatagtaataattttacatagattacattgcatagaaacatcaaagtaatacagaaactaatatagatgcagcttggttctaggctggcttcacaaaagctcacgggatgtacctgtctattgctgacctgagaatacaagttattttgaaagcgagtattagcatttttataaatgctggtgagttcataagtatttagtgtcatctGTGTAAGtaaacattttattcaaaatgactttatgaaaagtagtagtttagaatctacaatgtattagcgtcctttccagaaaatcctatattttctaaataaaaacagtcttctaccaagactcgacaaagttatgttgtaaaaagtaattttcccttaaacactatcattaccaaaatacggtatttgactttaaagagagtaggagaatatcactagtagaatactaggggaaaataacatatgcctcagcagaaatacTGTTAAGGCAAAAtaaatcatagactccaagagagtatcgaatgaatgatacgcctggctcagtctaacaaaaggaaccacagaccccagacggtatcaaatgtacaatacggctagcaaggtctaaaacaaagaaacacagaccccagacaatatcaaatgaaagatacagctagcaaggtttaaaacagagaaacacagaccccagacagtatcaactgaaatatacaactagcaaggtctaaaacagagaaacacagaccccagacaatatcaaatgaaagatacagctagcaaggtctaaaacacagggaaatcctaagagtgttgtttcaagaatacaatgttaattctcgttaccttaaggccatgaattataaggtaaacatggagatactcgtaaccatactgatagacactagagtacttgacgccctgcaagcgtcggaataaatatgacatttgtcaccccttggattggtaggccgtggactgtagctagcagtcagggtgcgggagtgtcagtctcgtatagatctatacacacaatgcccgctctccctacaggagactatgGTTACCAACTcaacgacggggagatccgtgtcttgaagatgcatctcgtaatctgagttctattagaggcgctggagaaatgatatagactcgcgtaTGAACCGACTCttgtggaattctcgtactagaaagagtgaatagagcttcctaactattcttataatagttactagtgtccctgatctacgagtgacgagtgggaggatgcccttgctacctaaGGAACATGAACtggccgatgtaaacctttatgtctatacatgtaaacctttagaaatccttgaaaatctttcataatcaagttttgaatataactttgataaaacaatataagtaaagaaaaacctttgtttaaaatactgctgtaactggttttgaagtaaaacatacaacgCGAGAGACACTTTgaaaaaagatttaaacaagtaaagacgttttggaaaaccatttatagtatcatacttggtaaaacagctgaaagtgtaataaatccttgtgcatgcgggttattaatcacatatgattgatatgataattggcatgttttacttgtattcccccccccaccccacaaaagcatgtaaaaacatttaaaaggttaactcaaaggtatgaactcacctgttgtaagtggatcgggcggaggtgtcggttgggtgctcggtgtcaagtgaagacttgaacacacttagtgacctattaacatatgatgacatatgtttacatacaattagtaattataatactaattaaacacgtatacgcatcctaatgagcggaaaacactttggtcaagtgctaggagtgtcccgggtaacatctaagggagtgtatggcctagatagggagtttactcttcaagggtaaactctttatagagtttacggccgtaaactcatggtgggggtgttctaggatgctaaatggtcttatctcactcatagaattaggTTAGGCTCAaatctagggcttatgaagggtttaaggcctcacatggaccatttttgggagtttacggccctaaacaaggagtttacggtcgtaagatcCTATATGTTcattccttttgtgttttgaggtcttaaatggtaggaaataaagttctgtgcatttttccaagtcaaatgaagaagttagggcatcatttgggcactttttgggagtttacggcccatggaacaatcctaggggggtttacggccgtaaactcctatgtccaatgattctttgatgtttaatgcctttacttcaatggtggttgcttctagacattttccaaggtcataggaggtgtttgagggcatttctaacaccttaaagggTGTTCACGacctatgaagaggggtttatggtccaagagtgttcttgggccgtaaactcatgtttactctccatatcataacgttttggtgttctaagctcgaaggtgtaagtccacaagtcatatctaagccctaggggtagtttagaggggttttagggcttaaaaaccccacttaagggtgttcacggtccaagagtgttcttgggccgtaaacacataattttgcccctatttgatgtcttaaacacgaatttgcatgttaactaagctatacaataagttatgatagattacttactagtttggggctcgaaacgggcgttttggctcgaaaacaagttgtagagagagagagtgtagagagagggtggaaagagTGTGAATGGAGTCCACTCCCCCTTTTATAGGGGTTGAGCTTGTGACTCAGTGGAAATCTatccgatactgccgttaaacggggcttttggtcacacccgattaaatggtcgtattttgacttggttgaaactaaaatttttcaagagattaatgagggtgtttctaatttgtttcaaccctcaCTAAGTgattataaaagtcccaaattaattaaccaatcaAAAAGGTTAACAGACAGATTAATAAAACGAGacttattaacggaaggaggggttaaaaatctctttatctaataaatgaataggaTTAATCTCATTCCACCATGTTGTCAACTATTAAATCAATAATATGCCACATGTCATTGTTTTGGTTCTTCAATTTGAAATTCATTTTCCAACTCATATTCATAAATACTCATAAATTCTTATATGGTAacaaaatatatcaaaatatgtcaatattacTCACCGCATCTATCCCTCGATTAAATGATATTTACCAAATTTGATTACATGTTTACATTTTTCTTTTATAATtccctatttttttttaataatatatgtttattttaacaaCTTAATTTTCTGATTTATAAATTTTGGATTGTCACATGTTTGAGAgcaatataattattttatataatcaGTTAGATGTAAAATCAAACcataaattttaataaaatttaactcacttaaaacttttaattaaatcaaCTTCTAATCCGATTAATTATAATTCAATTCACGACTATCAAAtcatcttttaataaaaataaagctttgggatttttttttataaattattttattttttaaaaagaaaactattaaaaatattaaaaatataaagggTACGTAGAATATACTTTGGTCTTATTTAAAAGATTGGAGATAGATGCACCATGCGGTGACGAAACACGTGCCCTTATATCTGTAATCAATTTATAACCCTAATCCCCTCAATCGGGTGAGGCTCGTACCtctgaaaccctagccaccaccCAACTCTCAACCCCcaaagaaagaaaccctaaaccgATTCTTATCGTCCAACCACCATGGCCAAGAAGCGAAAGTCTCGTGCTTCACAACCTTCCGTGGAAGAACCAGTACCTAAGGAGGAGCCTCAAGAGCAGATCATTGAACCACAACAGCAACAGGAAACTATCGCCAATAATGATGTCGTTAAAGAGGAGGAGCTAGAGCAAGAAGCTGACGAAATCGCTCATAATCTGGAGGAGAATAAAGTAAAAGgtgaacaagaagaagaagaagaaggagaagaagaggatgaagaagatccTCAGGACGATGACGAAGAAGAAGAAAGCGAAGAGGAAGCCACCGTAAACGACGTCAAGGTCGAAACCAACGGCGATGGAGGAGAAGAAACCGAGGATTTGGAGGACGAACCCGTAGAGAACCTTCTCGAGCCGTTCTCAAAGGAACAATTAGTCTTACTGCTCAAGGAGGCCGTTGCAAAGCACCCTGATCTGATTGAAAGCGTTCAGAAGATCGCTGATGCGGACCCTGCCCACAGGAAGATATTTGTGCATGGTCTAGGTTGGGATACCAACGCTGAGATTCTAACGAGCGAGTTTGGCAAGTATGGCGAGATCGAAGATTGTAAGGCTGTGGTAGATAAGGTCACCGGAAAATCTAAAGGCTATGCTTTTATACTCTTCAAACACAGGGCCGGAGCTCAGAAAGCTTTGAGGGAACCTCAGAAGAAGATCGGGAACCGCATGACCTCATGTCAGTTGGCTTCTGCTGGTCCAATCCCAGCCCCTCCACCAACAGTCCCTCCGGTGTCAGAGTACACTCAAAGGAAAATATTTGTGAGCAATGTTTCTGCGGAGATCGATCCTCAGAAGCTTTTAGAGTTCTTTTCTAAATATGGAGAGGTTGAGGATGGGCCATTGGGATTAGATAAGCAGACTGGAAAGCCTAGAGGGTTTGCTCTCTTCGTCTATAAGAGTGTGGAAAGTGCAAAAAAGGCTCTGGAAGAGCCCCACAAGGTCTTTGAAGGGCACAATTTGAATTGCCAAAAGGCTGTTGATGGTCCGAAGCCAAACAAGCCTTACTTTCAACAACAACATCAGCATCACAACCACCATCAACATCACAACCAGCATCAGCATCAACagtatggtggtggtggtggtggtcatCATTACCCTTCAAAAAAGGGCAAGTACAACAACtcaggtggcggtggtggtggtggtggtgcagGACAGGGTCATTTGATGGCACCTTCTGGACCGTCAGTGGGTGGTTACAACCCTGCTGTTCCTCCGGCATTGACTCCTGCTTTGGGGCAGGCGTTGACTGCACTTCTTGCGACTCAGGGAGCTGGACTCGGGAATCTTTTAGGACTTGGTGGACCTCCGCAGGGGATGCCGCCACCGATGAACAATCCTGGATATGGAAACCAGGCAGGTGGGAGCTACGGTGGTCAACCAGGGATGCAGGGTGGTTACCCTAATCCACAGCTTGGTCAAGGAGGCAACAGGCCCCCACAAGGTGGTGCACCTTACATGGGCCATGGTCACTAGGTGAGCCTAGAAACTGCTCTCTTTTCATCATCTGGTTTACTTAAAATTTGTCGTGTTTGTGCAAAATGTTACTGATTTAACATGTCTCTTCCAAAAAGAGAATGCCACACAAAATTTCTTGCGCATTAATGTCTTTTTAAAAATTTCTACATTCTCCTGAGTTTTTTTAAGCAGTCTTCTTCTAGCTTTCCACAATTGATTGACGTCTTATAATATTTTTGTCTTGACGGGTTTTCATCTAGGAATTTCGAAAAAGAAATATGAAACTTAAAAAATCTAGTTTTTTATGTCAAAAAAGATATGTCTTCTTCTAGTTATTTATGGTCCTTGAAAACGCAAGTGTAGGACTTAATTTCATATAGTCACCTGCTTTTTTCTATTAACAAGCAAGTCTGTATGACTTATTTCTTATGCGTTTAGTTTACCGATAATCTTATAAATAACTTGCTGTTAATCACTAACACTTGCTTTATCATCTTCTATTTGTGCTTTTCATAGTAACTCCATGTGGGAAGAAAGATGAATTCTCAATTCAGTCATTTGTTGCAGTAACTTTTGATTGAAGTCCCATGCATTGCAGTTAGCTGCTATTTCCTTTCGACTTGATGGACTTAATGGGGCCtaactttttacaaatttgccctcTTTTCTCCAATATTATTTAAAATCATCTATATAACACTTGATGGAAAAAAGAGAAGACATTTCCATGATATATGAAGATTATGTGTATACTTGTATTTGTTTTAAGAGCATAACTACatagtgttttcggttttcacACCTGCATATTTAAACTTTTGTTTGGCAACTATTATTATATTtgaagaaatgttttttttttttttttatatatgagtttttGGACAAGTAATAAAGTCATGAATATGATGGTTTTTCAGTTTTTTCAGTTAAAGCAAAGAGTTTTCAGCTgggaatcttttttttttctgaaataaagatttttttttataatgcaAATATTTATTGTGcagattccattccattccatcatgTTTTTGTTTTGGACTCCTGCTGATTCTTCTCAAGTTCCGGCATG includes these proteins:
- the LOC111877017 gene encoding UBP1-associated protein 2A, which encodes MAKKRKSRASQPSVEEPVPKEEPQEQIIEPQQQQETIANNDVVKEEELEQEADEIAHNLEENKVKGEQEEEEEGEEEDEEDPQDDDEEEESEEEATVNDVKVETNGDGGEETEDLEDEPVENLLEPFSKEQLVLLLKEAVAKHPDLIESVQKIADADPAHRKIFVHGLGWDTNAEILTSEFGKYGEIEDCKAVVDKVTGKSKGYAFILFKHRAGAQKALREPQKKIGNRMTSCQLASAGPIPAPPPTVPPVSEYTQRKIFVSNVSAEIDPQKLLEFFSKYGEVEDGPLGLDKQTGKPRGFALFVYKSVESAKKALEEPHKVFEGHNLNCQKAVDGPKPNKPYFQQQHQHHNHHQHHNQHQHQQYGGGGGGHHYPSKKGKYNNSGGGGGGGGAGQGHLMAPSGPSVGGYNPAVPPALTPALGQALTALLATQGAGLGNLLGLGGPPQGMPPPMNNPGYGNQAGGSYGGQPGMQGGYPNPQLGQGGNRPPQGGAPYMGHGH